From one Deinococcus aetherius genomic stretch:
- a CDS encoding ABC transporter permease — protein sequence MSIATSRPRTRPARRSPLALGDANPLVPYLYLLPFTLFFLAFVVYPILSGVWISLHRFDPLQDAQPYVGLQYYRDLFDPASAAGPIFWQTMRNTLFFVAVSVPLLVGLALLLAVQLHRPVPLRALWRSVFFMPGILSVSVMGILWRWMFENGVGLINVIRDQVFHLPSVAFITTEGLAWVPIVVGTVWWTVGFNMTLYLAALGNISQSLYEAADLDGATGWEKFRNITWPLLAPTTLLVTVTTVLGSFQLFGQSQLITGGGPSRSTESVIGFITEQAFTNNQFSSAVAMAFVLGLVMLLFTAAQFRIMTAGERSAPERARRPARLAAPGWLGSWSARREQRRYARALAGAARRHARPPRPQGRAWATLGRTALLLAQALLFLAPLYWMLSTSFKPESDTIAAPVQWVPARPTFENYANILTSPDGNMLRWAFNSLVAALGSTAVHLVICVLAAYALARMTFRGRDAWFWTVLSSLMVPGIVTLIPTYVMMLRLNWIDTYHALLWPGVAGAFGVFLLRQFFLGIPRELEEAARMDGASSLQVLRHVILPLSMPALVTLGVLAFMASWNNYIWPLFVVHGDMQTLPVGITQFTSRYVNEYGKLMAGTAVAGVPLLIAYLFAQRFFEQGIAVTGLKE from the coding sequence GTGAGCATCGCCACGTCCCGCCCCCGGACTCGGCCCGCGCGCCGAAGCCCCCTGGCCCTGGGCGACGCCAACCCGCTCGTGCCGTACCTGTACCTGCTGCCGTTCACGCTGTTTTTCCTTGCGTTCGTGGTGTACCCGATTCTCTCGGGCGTGTGGATCAGCCTGCACCGCTTCGATCCGCTGCAAGACGCGCAGCCGTACGTGGGGTTGCAGTACTACCGCGACCTGTTCGATCCCGCCTCGGCGGCCGGGCCGATCTTCTGGCAGACGATGCGCAACACGCTGTTCTTCGTGGCCGTGAGCGTGCCGCTTCTGGTGGGTCTCGCGCTGCTGCTGGCCGTGCAACTGCACCGCCCGGTGCCGCTGCGGGCGCTGTGGCGCTCGGTGTTCTTCATGCCGGGCATTCTCAGCGTGTCGGTGATGGGCATCCTGTGGCGCTGGATGTTCGAGAACGGGGTGGGCCTGATCAACGTCATCCGCGATCAGGTCTTTCACCTGCCGTCGGTCGCGTTCATCACCACCGAGGGGCTCGCCTGGGTGCCCATCGTGGTCGGCACGGTGTGGTGGACCGTGGGCTTCAACATGACGCTGTACCTCGCGGCGCTCGGCAACATCTCCCAGAGCCTCTACGAGGCCGCCGACCTCGACGGGGCGACGGGCTGGGAGAAATTCAGGAACATCACCTGGCCGCTGCTCGCGCCCACCACCCTGCTCGTGACGGTCACGACGGTGCTGGGGTCGTTTCAACTGTTCGGGCAGTCGCAACTGATCACCGGGGGCGGCCCGTCGCGCAGCACCGAGAGCGTGATCGGGTTCATCACCGAGCAGGCCTTTACCAACAACCAGTTCTCCAGCGCGGTGGCGATGGCCTTCGTGCTCGGCCTGGTGATGCTGCTCTTCACCGCCGCGCAGTTCCGCATCATGACGGCGGGGGAGCGGTCCGCGCCCGAGCGGGCGAGGCGCCCTGCGCGCCTGGCCGCGCCCGGCTGGCTGGGGTCGTGGTCCGCCCGGCGCGAGCAGCGGCGGTACGCCCGGGCACTCGCGGGCGCGGCGCGGCGCCATGCGCGGCCCCCGCGCCCGCAGGGCCGCGCCTGGGCCACCCTGGGCCGCACCGCCCTGCTCCTCGCGCAGGCCCTGCTGTTCCTCGCCCCGCTGTACTGGATGCTCTCCACGTCCTTCAAGCCCGAGTCCGACACCATCGCCGCGCCGGTCCAGTGGGTGCCCGCGCGCCCCACCTTCGAAAACTACGCGAACATCCTGACGAGTCCCGACGGCAACATGTTGCGCTGGGCTTTCAACTCCCTGGTCGCCGCGCTGGGGTCCACCGCCGTGCATCTGGTGATCTGCGTGCTCGCCGCGTACGCCCTCGCCCGCATGACCTTCCGGGGGCGTGACGCCTGGTTCTGGACCGTGCTGTCGAGCCTGATGGTGCCCGGCATCGTCACCCTGATTCCCACGTACGTGATGATGCTGCGCCTGAACTGGATCGACACCTACCACGCGCTGCTGTGGCCGGGCGTGGCGGGGGCCTTCGGGGTCTTCCTGCTGCGGCAGTTCTTTCTCGGCATTCCGCGCGAACTCGAGGAGGCCGCGCGCATGGACGGGGCGTCGTCTCTGCAGGTGCTGCGGCACGTGATCCTGCCGCTCTCCATGCCCGCCCTCGTGACGCTCGGCGTGCTGGCCTTCATGGCGAGCTGGAACAACTACATCTGGCCGCTGTTCGTGGTGCACGGCGACATGCAGACCCTGCCGGTGGGCATCACCCAGTTCACGTCCCGCTACGTCAACGAGTACGGCAAGCTTATGGCGGGCACGGCGGTCGCGGGCGTGCCGCTGCTGATCGCCTACCTGTTCGCGCAGCGCTTCTTCGAGCAGGGCATCGCCGTCACCGGCCTCAAAGAGTAG